From Caldisericia bacterium, the proteins below share one genomic window:
- a CDS encoding GTPase, whose translation MRKRVVIMGAAGRDFHNFNTFFKDNDEYEVVAFTATQIPNIENRKYPSSLAGKLYPNGIPIYPEEELPEIIRKFNVDYVVFSYSDVSHEYVMHRASIALANGANFLLLGPKHTQIESKKPVISICAVRTGSGKSQTTRRVVSIVKDMGLKPVVIRHPMPYGDLERQKVQRFETLDDLTKENCTIEEREEYEPHIVSGVIVYSGIDYVEILRQAEMDGDVLVWDGGNNDFPFYKSDLKIVVADPLRLGHEVTYHPGEVNFLSADVIVINKVDTSPFENVQVLRNRIYELNPKSKVVEAASPIFIENYELIKGKRVLVVEDGPTLTHGNMAYG comes from the coding sequence ATGAGAAAAAGAGTAGTAATAATGGGTGCAGCAGGAAGAGATTTTCACAATTTTAATACATTTTTCAAAGATAATGATGAGTATGAAGTTGTTGCTTTTACAGCAACTCAAATTCCAAATATTGAAAATAGAAAATATCCATCTTCTCTTGCTGGAAAATTGTATCCAAATGGTATACCAATTTATCCTGAAGAAGAACTACCTGAAATAATTAGAAAATTTAATGTTGATTATGTTGTTTTCTCATATTCAGATGTATCACATGAATATGTTATGCATAGAGCATCAATCGCTTTAGCAAATGGTGCAAACTTTTTATTATTGGGTCCTAAACATACTCAAATAGAAAGCAAAAAGCCAGTTATTTCAATTTGTGCTGTTAGAACAGGAAGTGGTAAAAGTCAAACAACAAGAAGGGTTGTAAGTATAGTTAAGGATATGGGTTTAAAACCAGTAGTTATAAGACATCCTATGCCATATGGGGACCTTGAAAGACAAAAGGTTCAGAGATTTGAGACTCTTGATGATTTAACAAAAGAAAATTGTACAATCGAAGAAAGAGAAGAATATGAGCCACACATAGTCTCGGGAGTCATAGTTTATTCCGGCATCGATTATGTTGAGATTCTTAGGCAGGCTGAGATGGATGGTGATGTCCTTGTATGGGATGGAGGAAACAATGATTTTCCATTTTACAAATCAGATTTAAAAATTGTTGTTGCTGATCCATTAAGATTAGGACATGAGGTAACATATCATCCTGGAGAAGTAAATTTTTTATCTGCAGATGTTATTGTAATAAATAAAGTTGATACTTCTCCATTTGAGAATGTTCAAGTTTTAAGAAATAGAATTTATGAATTAAATCCAAAATCAAAAGTTGTTGAAGCTGCATCTCCTATATTTATAGAAAATTATGAATTGATAAAAGGAAAAAGAGTTCTTGTTGTTGAAGATGGGCCAACACTTACTCATGGTAATATGGCTTATGG